Proteins encoded in a region of the Bacteroidales bacterium WCE2004 genome:
- a CDS encoding Acetyl esterase/lipase: MNKILLLPAGLLLLWAAACSGPQADRTPASSQPVSYRIYDGPAPGSEDWDWEEYTFTDARGEVYYANVKDPEVVAYLPAPDRATGAAMVVCPGGSFKIHYFTKEGINVAQWLADHGIAAFVLKYRLFHFAHDAQEAFSEVTGAPAPTYTPEEQKALSEHMRAAHGLYYDDGRAAIAYVRRHAAEFGVDPDRIGIMGFSAGGILTADVALHHTPENRPNLVAPIYGSAFVLPEKLPDDAAPLFVTAPEFDLFPGLTGMNMVSAWRQAGLPAEAHIFAGESHGFAYYPESDSPVYLWIDLFHAFTRKVGFLDAKGAE, translated from the coding sequence ATGAACAAGATCCTCCTCCTTCCGGCGGGCCTGCTGCTCCTGTGGGCCGCCGCCTGCTCCGGCCCGCAAGCGGACCGGACGCCCGCTTCCAGCCAGCCAGTCTCCTATCGCATCTATGACGGTCCCGCGCCCGGCAGCGAGGACTGGGACTGGGAGGAATACACCTTCACCGACGCCCGCGGCGAGGTCTACTACGCCAATGTCAAGGATCCAGAGGTGGTGGCCTACCTGCCGGCGCCCGACCGCGCCACGGGCGCCGCGATGGTCGTCTGCCCGGGCGGCAGCTTCAAGATCCACTATTTCACCAAGGAAGGCATCAACGTGGCGCAGTGGCTCGCCGACCACGGCATCGCCGCTTTCGTGCTCAAATACCGCCTCTTCCATTTCGCGCACGACGCGCAGGAGGCCTTCTCCGAGGTGACGGGCGCCCCGGCCCCGACCTACACGCCCGAAGAGCAGAAGGCCCTCTCGGAGCACATGCGCGCCGCCCACGGCCTGTATTACGACGACGGCCGGGCGGCCATCGCCTATGTGCGCCGCCATGCGGCCGAATTCGGCGTCGACCCGGACCGGATCGGCATCATGGGCTTCTCCGCCGGCGGCATCCTGACCGCAGACGTGGCCCTGCATCACACGCCGGAGAACCGGCCGAATCTGGTCGCCCCCATCTACGGAAGCGCCTTCGTGCTGCCGGAGAAGCTGCCCGACGACGCGGCTCCGCTCTTCGTCACCGCGCCGGAATTCGACCTGTTCCCGGGGCTGACCGGGATGAACATGGTCAGCGCGTGGCGGCAGGCGGGCCTGCCGGCGGAAGCGCACATCTTCGCCGGCGAAAGCCACGGCTTTGCCTATTATCCGGAAAGCGACAGCCCGGTCTATCTGTGGATCGACCTCTTCCACGCGTTCACGCGGAAGGTCGGCTTCCTGGACGCGAAAGGCGCCGAATAA
- a CDS encoding para-nitrobenzyl esterase — protein sequence MNQFYFTLTSLACAAMLCCGCRSARPAADGQQLFVGDDIAVAQTTAGKVRGFILRDIYQFKGIPYGAPTSGKNRFMPPQEPEKWSGVRPTMNYGESAPQTIGYDRSVESMSFFQDHWNYDLIGEDCLKLNVWTPGLDAKKRPVLVWLHGGGFSSGNAIEQDGYGGENLARYGDIVFCSVNHRLNAFGFSDFAAVGGEKYKHSGNVGMLDIIAALKWVRNNISRFGGDPDNVTVIGQSGGGAKVCLLASMPEARGLVHKAVALSGSTTAAARKDQAEALGAFILQEAGLRPDQIDKLQEMPWEEYYTLAHNAARKFRHQASGGRADFSPVGDGLDIPAGTLFDPQDATLPDIPLLLCTTLQEWNPNRDNPELENISLDSVVDCLAPLYGEKSRAVVEAYARTFPQYRPVEIWAMLIWPRTSVVQTADTKAAQGAPVYMAWFQWQPPLFDGRQRAFHCIDICFWLHNTDVMLTHTGGGARPRRLSDRMSDALLAFMRTGDPNCKALPAWPPYTPERGEVMVLDDESSVQLDPDRACRSLIIN from the coding sequence ATGAACCAATTCTACTTCACCCTGACCAGCCTGGCCTGCGCTGCCATGCTCTGCTGCGGATGCCGCTCCGCGCGTCCGGCGGCGGACGGCCAGCAGCTTTTCGTCGGAGACGACATCGCCGTCGCCCAGACGACCGCCGGCAAGGTCCGCGGCTTCATCCTGCGCGACATCTACCAGTTCAAAGGCATCCCGTACGGCGCCCCGACGTCCGGCAAGAACCGCTTCATGCCGCCGCAGGAGCCGGAGAAGTGGTCGGGCGTGCGCCCGACGATGAATTACGGCGAATCCGCCCCGCAGACGATCGGCTACGACCGTTCCGTCGAGTCGATGTCCTTCTTCCAGGACCACTGGAACTACGACCTGATCGGCGAGGACTGCCTGAAGCTGAACGTGTGGACGCCAGGCCTGGACGCCAAGAAACGTCCGGTGCTGGTGTGGCTGCACGGCGGCGGCTTCTCCAGCGGCAACGCCATCGAGCAGGACGGCTACGGCGGAGAGAACCTCGCGCGCTACGGAGACATCGTCTTCTGCTCCGTCAACCATCGCCTCAACGCATTCGGATTCAGCGATTTCGCCGCCGTCGGCGGAGAGAAATACAAGCACTCCGGCAATGTCGGCATGCTGGACATCATCGCCGCCCTGAAATGGGTCCGGAACAACATTTCCCGCTTCGGCGGCGACCCGGACAACGTCACGGTCATCGGCCAGTCGGGCGGCGGCGCCAAGGTCTGCCTGCTCGCCTCGATGCCGGAGGCCCGGGGGCTCGTGCACAAGGCGGTCGCCCTGAGCGGCAGCACCACGGCCGCGGCCCGCAAGGACCAGGCGGAGGCGCTCGGCGCCTTCATCCTGCAGGAAGCGGGCCTGCGCCCGGACCAGATCGACAAGTTGCAGGAGATGCCGTGGGAGGAGTACTACACCCTGGCCCACAACGCAGCCCGCAAGTTCCGCCACCAGGCCAGCGGCGGCCGGGCCGACTTCAGCCCCGTCGGCGACGGGCTCGACATCCCCGCCGGCACCCTGTTCGACCCGCAGGACGCCACGCTGCCCGACATCCCGCTGCTGCTCTGCACCACGCTCCAGGAATGGAACCCCAACCGCGACAATCCCGAGCTCGAGAACATCTCGCTGGACAGCGTGGTGGACTGTCTCGCGCCCCTGTACGGCGAGAAGAGCCGCGCGGTCGTCGAGGCCTACGCCCGCACCTTCCCGCAGTACCGCCCGGTGGAGATCTGGGCCATGCTCATCTGGCCGCGCACGTCGGTCGTCCAGACGGCCGACACCAAGGCCGCGCAGGGCGCGCCCGTCTATATGGCCTGGTTCCAGTGGCAGCCGCCCCTGTTCGACGGGCGCCAGCGCGCGTTCCACTGCATCGACATCTGCTTCTGGCTGCACAACACGGACGTCATGCTGACCCATACGGGCGGCGGGGCCCGTCCGCGCCGCCTGTCCGACCGGATGTCCGACGCGCTCCTGGCCTTCATGCGGACGGGAGACCCCAACTGCAAGGCCCTCCCGGCCTGGCCGCCATACACCCCGGAGCGCGGCGAAGTCATGGTCCTGGACGACGAAAGCTCCGTCCAGCTCGACCCGGATCGCGCCTGCAGATCGCTGATAATCAACTGA
- a CDS encoding Signal transduction histidine kinase, translating to MHHFAHHRHITHILLSLLSVPALAAGFSPIQTEQVPGTQTLSVRSIAQDDKKEIWFGTDKNLYRYDGYSPTLCVDRERNNDHFQINDLVCAGDRVLLGCVGGFVVYDSLEGTFSWSDVLAGKEVSDLYRQGETVWIGTSVGLYRYDVRSGEVAAVALEGGSNIRSLAIYGDELFLGTRNPASVRIYGLTDLRLHEVYGERGFPKEYTMIDAIDVQDETRLIVGSSSALFEIDRRKGAVRQLYGFPWVKTLYREDDGFLVGTDNGLYTFSLDSESASLQMDNVIWRIFRDVDDNLWLGSDTGLLLCRNSRLVSPLPGVPEGAHNLFSSICGDGRGRFFAGGSHGMLVFGDGPQAGEPVWYKMGDARHPIAHNKIRQIKKNPFTGRIWAETAGGMVCYDPQTLRFRQVTTQNQTHSNSFDILFERDRYWIASFSGLACFRHDQLVDAVTLETGLSTNQVAQIAKDRTDHLWIRTNDRNVWLYDEPNKRPVLFYPKGQGPSSVWDLLYADGAGDIWLTSANRICKVEPALSRELLAAEYVLPGRERTEVKAVVEVENTLWIASSQGLFLLDKASGAVFPVAADGNYVSLCYDKPSGLVYLGSLDRIDRIRYQDALSWIHRPARQLHITRIQVNEEETVPAREYADATLTLPPNHNNIYLYFSDFDYSASDLSRFRFYLNGNPERWFSVGGDGNRVFLPNLSPGRHKIYVAGFNGSEGQLLLSVRILRPWYASTSAFILYALLAAWLVYISLRLYLSRKRLHLERLQRSREIAQAKSKIEFFADVSHEFKTPLSMILAPVSILLGEERDERRRQALQLVQDSAKKINSLIHMSLDYYNDKVESTDSVTRSALELVGFSRQILQVFEENFPKLEFQFVSDAPAMTLELDAVKMETILTNIISNACKYTPDGGSVILSLSQDRRSGLLSVKVSDTGVGIPAEDLPYIFQRYFQSSRTKGNKEGTGVGLSIVKKYVELLGGKIVATSDGTGTTFHILLPMAAAEAAAAGEQPAVGKLPRIVIVDDNKTICDFLSGVLRERYECLCAHDGETGLRLCREVQPDLIIADVVMPQMDGLEMCRRVRALPELSIVPIILLTAKDDRETEKRSINLNIDAFFGKPFDMGTLSARIDQLIAKNRRVADKVRLELIATPEMGGEMSSDEKILGEITGLIEKHLDDAGFSVDRLCALSGYSEKSIYRRIKRLTGLSTVEYIRSIRMKKAALLLQNGNFTVSEAMYMVGFTNTSYFSRAFCAQFGKTPREYRQAFRQDAGEAAEE from the coding sequence ATGCATCATTTCGCTCACCACAGACACATTACCCATATTCTCCTTTCCCTGCTCTCCGTCCCCGCCCTGGCCGCGGGCTTCTCCCCCATCCAGACGGAGCAGGTTCCCGGTACGCAGACCCTGTCCGTGCGCTCGATCGCGCAGGACGACAAGAAAGAGATCTGGTTCGGCACGGACAAGAATCTCTACCGATATGACGGCTATTCCCCGACCCTCTGCGTGGACCGGGAGCGCAACAACGACCATTTCCAGATCAACGACCTCGTGTGCGCGGGCGACCGCGTCCTGCTCGGATGCGTGGGCGGATTCGTGGTCTACGACAGCCTGGAGGGCACATTCTCCTGGTCGGACGTGCTGGCCGGCAAGGAAGTGTCCGACCTGTACCGCCAGGGAGAGACGGTCTGGATCGGCACGTCCGTGGGCCTGTACCGCTATGACGTGCGCAGCGGCGAAGTCGCGGCCGTCGCCCTGGAGGGCGGGTCCAACATCCGGTCCCTGGCCATCTACGGCGACGAGCTCTTCCTGGGCACGCGCAATCCGGCGTCGGTCCGCATCTACGGCCTGACCGACCTGCGGCTGCATGAAGTCTACGGCGAACGCGGGTTCCCGAAGGAATACACGATGATCGACGCCATCGACGTCCAGGACGAGACGCGCCTGATCGTCGGCTCGTCCAGCGCACTGTTCGAGATTGACCGCCGGAAAGGGGCGGTCCGCCAACTCTATGGATTCCCCTGGGTCAAGACCCTCTACCGCGAGGATGACGGTTTCCTGGTCGGCACGGACAACGGCCTCTATACCTTCTCGCTGGACAGCGAAAGCGCCAGCCTGCAGATGGACAACGTCATCTGGCGGATCTTCCGCGACGTGGACGACAACCTCTGGCTGGGCAGCGACACCGGCCTGCTGCTCTGCCGCAACAGCCGCCTCGTCAGCCCCCTGCCCGGCGTGCCGGAAGGGGCGCACAACCTCTTCAGCAGCATCTGCGGCGACGGCAGGGGCCGCTTCTTCGCCGGCGGCAGCCACGGCATGCTGGTCTTCGGCGACGGTCCGCAGGCCGGGGAGCCCGTCTGGTACAAGATGGGCGACGCCAGGCACCCCATCGCCCACAACAAGATCCGCCAGATCAAGAAGAATCCCTTCACCGGCCGCATCTGGGCCGAGACCGCCGGCGGCATGGTCTGCTACGACCCGCAGACGCTCCGCTTCCGGCAGGTGACGACGCAGAACCAGACGCACTCCAATTCGTTCGACATCCTCTTCGAGCGGGACCGCTACTGGATCGCGTCCTTCTCCGGCCTGGCCTGCTTCCGCCACGACCAGCTGGTGGACGCCGTGACGCTGGAGACGGGCCTGTCCACCAACCAGGTGGCCCAGATCGCCAAGGACCGGACGGACCATCTCTGGATCCGGACCAACGACCGCAACGTCTGGCTCTACGACGAGCCCAACAAGCGCCCGGTCCTCTTCTACCCCAAGGGACAGGGGCCCTCGTCCGTGTGGGACCTGCTCTACGCCGACGGCGCGGGCGACATCTGGCTGACGTCCGCCAACCGGATCTGCAAGGTCGAGCCCGCGCTCTCGCGCGAACTGCTGGCCGCAGAATACGTCCTTCCGGGCCGGGAGCGGACGGAGGTCAAGGCGGTCGTCGAGGTCGAAAATACGCTCTGGATCGCCTCTTCCCAGGGTCTTTTCCTGCTGGACAAGGCCAGCGGCGCCGTCTTCCCGGTCGCGGCCGACGGCAACTATGTCAGCCTCTGCTACGACAAGCCCTCCGGGCTGGTCTATCTGGGCTCGCTGGACCGCATCGACCGGATCCGCTACCAGGACGCGCTCAGCTGGATCCACCGCCCGGCGCGCCAGCTGCACATCACCCGGATCCAGGTCAACGAGGAGGAGACGGTGCCCGCGCGCGAATACGCGGACGCGACGCTCACCCTGCCGCCCAACCACAACAACATCTATCTCTATTTCTCCGATTTCGACTATTCGGCCAGCGACCTCTCGCGCTTCCGCTTCTACCTGAACGGCAATCCCGAGCGCTGGTTCAGCGTGGGCGGCGACGGCAACCGCGTCTTCCTGCCGAACCTCTCGCCCGGCCGCCACAAGATCTACGTGGCCGGGTTCAACGGCAGCGAGGGGCAGCTGCTGCTCTCCGTCCGCATCCTGCGGCCGTGGTACGCATCCACCTCCGCATTCATCCTCTACGCCCTGCTGGCCGCCTGGCTGGTCTACATCAGCCTGCGGCTCTACCTTTCGCGCAAGCGGCTCCACCTGGAGCGCCTGCAGCGCTCCAGGGAGATTGCCCAGGCCAAGTCCAAGATCGAATTCTTCGCCGACGTGTCCCACGAGTTCAAGACGCCGCTCAGCATGATCCTCGCCCCGGTCAGCATCCTGCTGGGCGAGGAGCGGGACGAGCGCCGGCGCCAGGCCCTCCAGCTGGTCCAGGACAGCGCCAAGAAGATCAACTCGCTGATACACATGTCGCTGGACTACTACAACGACAAGGTCGAGTCGACCGACAGCGTGACCCGCTCGGCCCTGGAGCTGGTCGGGTTCTCCCGCCAGATCCTGCAGGTGTTCGAGGAGAATTTCCCGAAACTCGAGTTCCAGTTCGTCTCCGACGCGCCGGCGATGACGCTCGAGCTGGACGCCGTCAAGATGGAGACCATCCTGACCAACATCATCTCGAACGCCTGCAAATACACGCCGGACGGCGGGTCGGTGATCCTCTCCCTCTCGCAGGACCGCCGGTCCGGCCTGCTGTCCGTCAAGGTTTCGGACACGGGCGTGGGCATCCCGGCCGAAGACCTGCCCTACATCTTCCAGCGCTACTTCCAGTCGTCGCGCACCAAGGGCAACAAAGAAGGCACCGGCGTGGGCCTGTCCATCGTCAAGAAGTATGTCGAGCTGCTCGGCGGCAAGATCGTCGCGACGTCCGACGGCACGGGCACGACCTTCCACATCCTCCTGCCCATGGCGGCGGCGGAGGCCGCGGCCGCCGGGGAGCAGCCGGCCGTCGGCAAGCTCCCGCGGATCGTCATCGTCGACGACAACAAGACCATCTGCGACTTCCTGTCCGGCGTGCTGCGCGAGCGCTACGAGTGCCTGTGCGCGCACGACGGCGAGACGGGCCTGCGCCTCTGCCGCGAAGTGCAGCCGGACCTGATCATCGCCGATGTGGTGATGCCGCAGATGGACGGCCTGGAGATGTGCCGGCGGGTCCGCGCGCTGCCCGAGCTCTCCATCGTCCCGATCATCCTGCTGACAGCCAAGGACGACCGCGAGACGGAGAAGCGGAGCATCAATCTCAACATCGACGCCTTCTTCGGCAAGCCGTTCGACATGGGCACGCTCTCCGCGCGCATCGACCAGCTGATCGCCAAGAACCGGCGCGTGGCGGACAAGGTGCGCCTGGAGCTGATCGCCACGCCTGAGATGGGCGGCGAGATGTCTTCCGACGAGAAGATCCTTGGGGAGATCACCGGCCTGATCGAGAAGCACCTCGACGACGCCGGGTTCTCCGTGGACCGGCTCTGCGCGCTGAGCGGCTACAGCGAGAAGTCCATCTACCGCCGGATCAAGCGCCTGACGGGCCTCTCCACGGTCGAGTACATCCGCTCCATCCGGATGAAAAAAGCCGCCCTGCTGCTGCAGAACGGCAATTTCACGGTGTCGGAGGCGATGTATATGGTGGGCTTCACCAACACGTCCTACTTCTCCCGGGCGTTCTGCGCCCAGTTCGGCAAGACGCCCCGCGAATACCGGCAGGCTTTCCGGCAGGATGCCGGGGAGGCCGCCGAAGAATAG
- a CDS encoding DNA polymerase-3 subunit alpha has translation MSFVHLHVHTQYSILDGMSDIEKLFRRAEELGMPGLAITDHGNMYGVKDFSDVAKKHPDVKPIFGCEIYVTQHYDHRLKDNEHKKYYHLILLAKNYQGYKNLMKIVSTGHIEGMYYRPRVSHEVLEKYHEGLICCSACMAGEVPRAILAGDEAAIDRAIEWHKGVFGEDYYLEVMLHKTEVPGMSLELYEQQKEYTARIFELAVKHGVKVVATNDVHFVRKEDGPAHDRLICLTTNAMVDDPKRLRYTQQEYLKSEEEMAALFPEHPEALANTLEVLDKVDRYEIDRGHVLPKFELPEAFLADIDTHLAKYADIIENGKFDLSKDADGNEVKNYRGDEFCRSVAYLCHLTYEGARRRYGDELDEVQRERLHFELMTISFMGFPDYFLIVQDFINWGRRNGVSIGPGRGSAAGSCVAYCLGITNLDPIRYDLLFERFLNPERISMPDIDVDFDDEGRYRVIQYVQDHYGADHISHVITFGTMAAKLAVKDVARISNLSIPESNRLTKMIPDRPIIVKENGEEKEYKPTLANSVKYIKELKHEYEEGEPLVREVLDYALRLEGCIRQTGIHACAMIIGRGNLTDYIPITMGTDKATGQEVWVSQYEGTKIEDVGMLKMDFLGLKTLSIIDRALAMVKKRFGKDIDIEAIPIDDPAVYDLYARGDTKSIFQFESGGMKEWLIRLHPERFEDLIAMNALYRPGPMDYIPDFVAGKNDPSKIHYDLPEMEELLKETYGVTVYQEQVMRLSQKLAGFSKGKADKLRKAMGKKQKAVLDSLKETFMKGAIANGHPEPVLQKIWSDWEAFAKYAFNKSHATCYAWVSYQTAWIKAHYPSEFQASNLTQNISNMDEMKEIMADCRKAGIKVLSPDVNESDAQFSVNKNGDIRYGLGGLKGFGENVVEAIIKDRTEHGLYSDLFDFVERMAEMINRRVFETLVCSGAFDSFGYKRSQFFLPCKNGELFIDEAVKYAGLYRNDTLDSANSLFGEVEELKPVRPEVPTSSDEEDILAMLQQEKEYVGMYLSAHPLDRYRFEIETFTDCKLSQLQERIDECETADKGGKAAVAGIVTDVKTLTTRTGTPGARVVMEDFDGTFEFALFGKDYEAWLPYMQQHAQLYIEGEIAARYFVKPEERAQGKRAPYGFKIKKVTLLGNLNESMLTGFAIVLNSDRLSPEFRASLVKLLKEHKGKTPLSLFLHDKETGYNLEFFSKKFSVTVCEPFISALEHLGVAYTVNRK, from the coding sequence ATGTCCTTCGTACACCTCCACGTCCATACGCAGTACTCCATCCTCGACGGAATGAGCGACATCGAGAAGCTTTTCCGGCGCGCGGAGGAGCTGGGCATGCCGGGCCTCGCCATCACGGACCACGGCAACATGTACGGCGTCAAGGACTTCAGCGACGTGGCCAAGAAGCACCCGGACGTCAAGCCCATCTTCGGCTGCGAGATCTACGTCACGCAGCACTACGACCACCGTCTCAAGGACAACGAACACAAGAAATACTACCACCTCATCCTGCTTGCCAAGAATTATCAGGGCTACAAGAACCTGATGAAGATCGTGTCCACGGGACACATCGAGGGCATGTATTACCGCCCGCGCGTGAGCCACGAGGTGCTGGAGAAATACCACGAGGGCCTCATCTGCTGCTCGGCCTGCATGGCCGGCGAGGTGCCCCGCGCCATCCTGGCGGGGGACGAGGCGGCCATCGACCGCGCGATCGAATGGCACAAGGGCGTCTTCGGCGAGGACTACTACCTCGAGGTGATGCTCCACAAGACGGAGGTCCCCGGGATGTCGCTCGAACTCTACGAGCAGCAGAAGGAATACACCGCCCGCATCTTCGAGCTGGCCGTCAAGCACGGCGTCAAGGTCGTGGCCACCAACGACGTGCACTTCGTGCGCAAGGAGGACGGCCCGGCGCACGACCGCCTCATCTGCCTGACCACCAACGCGATGGTGGACGACCCCAAGCGCCTGCGCTACACGCAGCAGGAGTACCTCAAGAGCGAGGAGGAGATGGCGGCGCTCTTCCCGGAGCATCCGGAGGCGCTCGCCAATACGCTGGAAGTGCTGGACAAGGTCGACCGCTACGAGATCGACCGCGGCCACGTCCTGCCCAAATTCGAGCTTCCCGAGGCGTTTCTGGCCGATATAGACACCCACCTGGCCAAGTACGCGGACATCATCGAGAACGGCAAATTTGACCTGTCTAAAGACGCCGACGGCAACGAGGTCAAGAACTACCGCGGCGACGAGTTCTGCCGCTCGGTCGCCTACCTCTGCCACCTGACCTACGAGGGCGCGCGGCGGCGCTATGGCGACGAGCTCGACGAGGTGCAGCGCGAGCGCCTGCACTTCGAGCTGATGACGATCTCGTTCATGGGCTTCCCGGACTACTTCCTCATCGTCCAGGACTTCATCAACTGGGGCCGCCGCAACGGCGTGTCCATCGGCCCGGGCCGTGGCTCCGCCGCCGGCTCCTGCGTGGCCTACTGCCTCGGCATCACCAACCTCGACCCGATCCGCTACGACCTCCTGTTCGAGCGTTTCCTCAACCCGGAGCGCATCTCGATGCCGGATATCGACGTGGACTTCGACGACGAAGGCCGCTACCGCGTGATCCAGTATGTGCAGGACCACTACGGCGCGGACCACATCTCGCACGTCATCACCTTCGGCACGATGGCCGCCAAGCTGGCCGTCAAGGACGTGGCGCGCATCTCCAACCTGTCCATCCCCGAATCCAACCGCCTCACCAAGATGATCCCCGACCGGCCGATCATCGTCAAGGAGAACGGCGAGGAGAAGGAATACAAGCCGACGCTGGCCAACAGCGTCAAATACATCAAGGAGCTCAAGCACGAATACGAAGAGGGCGAGCCGCTGGTGCGCGAAGTCCTCGACTACGCGCTGCGCCTGGAGGGCTGCATCCGCCAGACGGGCATCCACGCCTGCGCCATGATCATCGGCCGCGGCAACCTCACGGACTACATCCCCATCACGATGGGCACCGACAAGGCCACGGGCCAGGAGGTGTGGGTGAGCCAGTACGAAGGCACCAAGATCGAGGACGTGGGCATGCTGAAGATGGACTTCCTCGGGCTCAAGACCCTGTCCATCATCGACCGCGCGCTCGCGATGGTCAAGAAGCGCTTCGGCAAGGACATCGACATCGAGGCCATCCCCATCGACGACCCCGCCGTCTACGACCTCTACGCCCGCGGCGACACCAAGAGCATCTTCCAGTTCGAATCCGGCGGCATGAAGGAGTGGCTGATTCGCCTGCACCCCGAGCGTTTCGAGGACCTGATCGCCATGAACGCCCTCTACCGTCCGGGCCCGATGGACTACATCCCGGACTTCGTGGCCGGCAAGAACGACCCGTCCAAGATCCACTACGACCTCCCCGAGATGGAGGAGCTGCTGAAGGAGACCTACGGCGTCACGGTGTACCAGGAGCAGGTCATGCGCCTGTCGCAGAAGCTCGCGGGCTTCTCCAAGGGCAAGGCGGACAAGCTCCGCAAGGCCATGGGCAAGAAGCAGAAGGCCGTGCTGGATTCGCTCAAGGAGACCTTCATGAAGGGCGCCATCGCCAACGGCCATCCGGAGCCCGTCCTGCAGAAGATCTGGTCCGACTGGGAGGCTTTCGCCAAATACGCGTTCAACAAGTCGCACGCCACCTGCTACGCCTGGGTGAGCTACCAGACCGCCTGGATCAAGGCCCACTATCCGTCCGAATTCCAGGCCTCCAACCTCACGCAGAACATCTCGAACATGGACGAGATGAAGGAGATCATGGCGGACTGCCGCAAGGCCGGCATCAAGGTGCTCAGCCCCGATGTCAACGAATCCGACGCCCAGTTCTCCGTCAACAAGAACGGCGACATCCGCTACGGCCTCGGCGGCCTCAAGGGCTTCGGCGAGAACGTCGTGGAGGCCATCATCAAGGACCGCACGGAGCACGGCCTCTACAGCGACCTGTTCGACTTCGTGGAGCGCATGGCCGAGATGATCAACCGCCGCGTCTTCGAGACGCTGGTCTGCTCGGGCGCCTTCGACTCGTTCGGCTACAAGCGTTCGCAGTTCTTCCTGCCCTGCAAGAACGGCGAGCTGTTCATCGACGAGGCCGTCAAATATGCGGGCCTGTACCGCAACGACACGCTCGACTCCGCCAACTCGCTCTTCGGCGAGGTGGAGGAGCTCAAGCCCGTGCGGCCGGAGGTCCCGACTTCCTCCGACGAGGAGGACATCCTCGCGATGCTGCAGCAGGAGAAGGAATACGTGGGCATGTACCTGTCAGCGCATCCGCTGGACCGCTACCGCTTTGAGATAGAGACCTTTACGGATTGCAAGCTCTCGCAGCTGCAGGAGCGCATCGACGAGTGCGAGACGGCCGACAAGGGCGGCAAGGCCGCCGTGGCGGGCATCGTCACGGACGTCAAGACGCTGACCACGCGCACCGGCACGCCGGGCGCCCGCGTGGTGATGGAGGACTTCGACGGCACGTTCGAGTTCGCCCTCTTCGGCAAGGACTACGAGGCGTGGCTGCCCTACATGCAGCAGCACGCGCAGCTCTACATCGAGGGCGAGATCGCGGCGCGCTACTTCGTCAAGCCGGAGGAGCGGGCGCAGGGCAAGCGCGCCCCCTACGGCTTCAAGATCAAGAAGGTCACGCTGCTGGGCAACCTCAACGAGTCGATGCTGACCGGCTTCGCCATCGTCCTGAACTCCGACCGGCTCTCGCCGGAATTCCGCGCCAGCCTGGTCAAGCTCCTCAAGGAGCACAAGGGCAAGACGCCGCTCTCGCTCTTCCTGCACGACAAGGAGACGGGCTACAACCTCGAATTCTTCTCCAAGAAGTTCTCCGTGACCGTGTGCGAGCCCTTCATTTCGGCCCTCGAGCACCTCGGCGTCGCCTACACCGTCAACCGCAAATAA